The DNA sequence GTGGTCATCAGATAGAAGATGAGAAAGCAAATCtggttagttttgtttttctctacAACATTCTCTTATCTCTTACCTGTCATAGTTTACCCAGTTTTTGTGTGATACCCTGGATTCTTGTCAGATTCTGTTTCATAGTTAGTTGAACTTGGATTGATCCTCAAAATTCTTTTCAGAATGGTCGTGGTTCCAAGGGAAACAAAATATATGTCTCTGGCCCGTTACTTGTTTCGTCAAACAATGTTGATCAGATGCTTAAAGAGCATGATCGTCGGATCCAAGAATATGCTCGACGGGCACGACTTGACAAGAATAGGCCTGGTAAGCAAGGGACGACAAATTCATCTTCTGCTTCAAGGCATTAAGCTGTATGAGCTATTCCATCAATCATTTCTATTCATTTTCCTCAACAAGCGTCGAGCAGGGTCCCTGGATCCCTTTGACCATATAACACATACACACACGgaggagagatagagagagctaAGCTCCCCTCTAATATAGTATTGTACCCTGTATAGTAAGTACTAATGTAAGAGTCCTGCTTCATCAGATAAGCCAGTCGCATACTTGGTAAGAAGAAATATCAGAATGACCAATTTTGGTGCTGTTGTACCCAGTCGCATACTTGTGCCAGCTTTACCCtttattagaaagaaaaaagagcttCCATAGATTGATAATTCCAAATTGTACATATAGTTATCTGTTAGTCAAACTGGTACCTTTGTCTATTCTTTGGTATTTTTGGGAACCAAGTATGGGATGACCCTGCTGTGAGACTTGCCGAtggtaaaataaaattttgcatTATGGGACACTTGCCAGAAAGAAGGTACGACCCTGTCAAGCCCACATGGGTAACTAATTCTTGTAAGTTGTACTGAGGTTTGATTAGTAAGGTGGAATGCATTCTGTGGGTAACTCTGAAACGAATAATCTTAATACAGTAAAACTGAAATATGCAATACAGTAAATAATCACTCATAATCTCACAGGATAAACCTAGTTTACAGTTCATCCAAAttgttacaaaataaaaatgtatgCCCAACAGCACTAATGTTACCAAATCAATAGTCAATGGTCAAATGCTGAAGTTGTATCCCTTGCGTCTGGAAGCAGTCATGATCATAGAAGTCAATAAAGCTCAACTTGAAACATTCAAACAAGTTTAAGCAATGCGAAGAAAATTAGAAACAAGGCCTTGGAGACAAACATAAACACGTTTTCAACAATGTCCAACTAATGAACAGTTCACAAAGAGGTCAATTAAGGTTTACCTTCATGAAGAAACAAGTGATAACAAAACTAGACTTATCTAAATACAAACATGATAGCCCCCAAGATGCACATGCacttcctttgtttaacaagaacAAATAATTGCCTTCTGTAAGCTCTTTTTCTCTACCTCTAAATGTCTTCTCGACCAACCCTCTTTCTCTGCCTCAATATTTCAACCATACTCGTGCTTGAAATAACATTAATCCTCAGCTGCTTATCAAACTCAGTTTCATCCACCACCGAGTTTGTCTTCAACACCAACTTCAACTCCACCAGCCTCCTTCTCAATGGAAACGCCACAATCCAATCCTCCATCCTCAGCCTCACAGATGAATCAACATTCTCTATGGGACGTGCTTTGTATGCTCAGAAAGTCCAGACAAAACTCGCCAACTCTTCATCTCCAATTCCCTTCTCAACCTCCTTCATTTTCTCCCTTGCACCTGTCCAAGACCTCCAGCCCGGCCATGGTTTTGCCTTTGTGTTCTTGCCCTCTTCTGATTTAACTGGTGCCAGCTCCGCTCAGCATTTGGGTTTATTCAACTTCACCAATAATGGTGACCCCAATAACAGTATTCTTGGTATTGAATTTGATGTGTTTAAGAACCAAGAATTTGAGGATCCTAATAATAACCATGTTGGTGTGGATATTAACTCGCTCACGTCTATTCGTTCAGAGGCTGCAGGGCATTGGACTAGTAGTGAGGATGGTGGGAATTTCAAGGAGCTGAAACTCAATAATGGGGTCAATTACCAAGTGTGGATTGATTTTCAGGGTTCAACTATTAATGTGACGATGGCTCATGCAGGTGTTAAAAAGCCTCAGAAGCCATTGATCAGTGAGGTAGTTGATCTTTCTAGGGTGCTTTTGGATGAAATGTATGTGGGGTTTAGTGGAGCAACCGGGGCATTGGTAGAGAGCCATAGGATATTGGCTTGGAGCTTTAGTAATTCGAATTTTTCAATCGGTGACGCTTTGGTCACTCAGAATTTGCCTTCATTTGTGGTTTCTGAGGCCTACGTGTTTGGATCAAAAGAGTTTATTATAGGAATTAGTGTTGGTAGTGTTTTGGTCATTTGGTGTGGGGTTTTGGGGTATGTGCTTTTTGTGAAGACCAAAAGGAGGAAAAGGGATGGGGAAACGGAGGACATTGAAGTTTGGGAATCGGAATATTGGCCACACCGGATTGATTATCAAGAGATTCGTAAGGCAACGGAGGGATTTTCGGAGAAAAATGTGATTGGAACCGGAGGGATTGGGAAGGTCTATAAGGGGGTGCTGGCAGGAGAAGAAGTTGCAATTAAAAGAATTTCACATGAAGGTGAAGATGGGTTGAGAGAGTTCTTGGCTGAGGTGTCAAGCTTAGGAAGACTGAAGCATAGAAATTTAGTGGGATTGAGGGGTTGGTGCAAGAAAGAGAAAGGCAGCCTGATTTTGGTTTACGATTACATGAAAAATGGGAGCTTGGATAAGAGGCTATTTGACTGCACTGAGACAATGATGTTGAGTTGGGAAGAGAGAATAAAGGTCCTGAAAGATGTGGCTTGCGGGATATTGTATCTGCATGAAGGTTGGGAAGCTAAGATTTTGCATAGAGACATTAAGGCAAGCAATGTGCTGCTTGATAAGGATATGAATGCAAGGTTGGGGGATTTCGGGTTGGCCAGAATGCACCATCCGGGTGAACTGAGGGGCACAACGACACAAGTGGTTGGGACGGTGGGCTACATGGCACCAGAATTGGTTCGAACAGGACGAGCCTCAGCTGAGATTGATGTGTTTGGTTTTGGGATATTGATCCTAGAAGTGGTGTGTGGACGAAGACCGATTGAAGCAGGACAGCCAGGGTTGGTCGATTGGGTTTGTACATTAATGGAAAGAGGGGAAATGATTCATGGTCTTGATGAGCGGTTGAAGAGTGCAGGTGGATTTAGCATTGAGGAGGTTGAGAGTTTTCTTCGTTTGGGTTTGTTGTGCGCATATCCTGAGCCTCGTGGTCGCCCAACAATGAGGcaagttatgaaagttctggaagGGGCAACTGATATAAGCATTGATCGGTCTGAAGGGCAAGAAGGGGAAGGAATTGAAGTAAATTTACTGCAAAAAATGATAACAACCTCAATGTGGTCTACTTACCCACTGAAGCTGGGAGGAAGGGGACACCCTACATTTGAAGATATCAAGCAATCTTTAGGTTCTTCATCATTGTTTGGATCAGACATAATTCGAGTTGGTAGATGATCAAGGATGTCAGGATTTGTTTGCTTTGGTTTTGTGTGTTCCAACACATTAAGATTGGTCCATTCTTATATACCAAATTTTGCAATACATTTACTTTCTGGATATGTCCATAACCCATAATTTACATAAATCAACTTGTCAAGTACAAATTAAACAACATGGAAACCACCCAAACAACCCAATAAAGAAATCAACTCCAAGACAGAACGTTGGAGAGCATCATTTGGCAAATTCAATAGTTGATCCAGATAGGCGTTTTTGAGCTAGACTTATATCAGAAAATGCTACCAGAAAGGCGTTTTTGGCAAATTCAATTGTGCAGTTTCATGAAGAACAATAAGTTACCAGAAACGGGAGAGAATATATGTAATAGTAAAGAACGGCAAGCTCAAAGAGAGATAACACGCATGAAACTTAACCTAAAGCATGCTGCCCATGGGATTAAGaaccaacaaaaacaaaggacCTGATAACCAACCTGTCCGATAACTGTGAGACCATCCCAGTCAGAAAATGTTGCTTTTAGTCAGGCAATTGTCAGATCCTAGAGAACTTGCACACACCAAAGCTCCGCACTGGATTCAACTGTCAACACCATGTCCAACAGAAGCAGAGCTGTTTCGTCGCTCTCGATTGAGATCAGGAGAACTTGTTATGagcaaaaggaaatgaaatagaaagaaaatccaaaatgaCAATGCTCTTCCCTCAAAATGAAATATAACTTAGAAGTTTGCTCAACAACATAAATTACAAAAGACATATGCTCTTCCTCCTAATGAAACCGCAGTCCTGATGGCCTAGTGCCTCAAACTGGGTTTGAAGCATAAATAAATAACAGTGATGACTGTCCAAAAGACACATTTTCTTCCTTCCAGTAGTGGGGAGCGAGAGCCTAGCCTACCTACTGGATTTTGGGCATAAATAACCGACACTGATTTCCTTCCTTCCTAATCAACCCGCACCACAGTAGCGGGAGGGGATGATAAGGCCTCCCACTCCCACTCCCACTCCACTGTATTTCAGGCATAAACAAACAGATCAACAAGAGTCATTCTCCTCCTATAGTAGGAGTAGAACCAATTTCAATACCAAATAGTTTCAATGTGCTGTTGTTGAGGGTGCTGTTGGCCATATTCATCAACACATCTGCTGCAGCTTCCTCTACTTGTGTGAGCCCGGTAGTGCGCTTGCGCTTTGCCTTTGATGAGTCCTCCTCCGGTTTTGATTCTCCCGCAGTGGTGGAAGGATGTTTTGATTCTTGTGGAGTAGCGGGAGGATGTTTTGATTCTGCTGCAGTCGTGGAAGGAGTGGACTTCCTCTTCCTGCTGTGGATTGGTTCACCAGATGAGAATGCTGCTGCTGCTAACTTGTCATTCTTCCGGAGACGACAAATGACATAATCTCCAATATCAGCATCAAGCAGACTATACTCATCCAAATACCAACAAGCATGGTGTGGAGAGCCAACTTTCTCATACCGCAACTTCCTCTTCCGGCCAATTTGGTTTCCAGTTCTGTCATCAACAATGGGCTTGGAGACATCTCCTTCGCTCCAAGTACCGCCGGACCCAACCTTGCGGCCAATGCGTGAGCCCTTGGGGTTCACCTTCTTCAATTGTGTAAAGAAGAACAAGTCCTGGTTGCACAATTCAGCTCCCCTAAACATTTCCCATATCTCCCAAGGCTCTGTGCTTCCAAACAAATCAAACTCGTGCAAAAATTGATTCTCTTTCTTACATACCTCCACCGCCTCCACCacctccgcctcctcctcccTTGCCACCAGCTTCAGCCCTTTCTCGTCTTCGTCCTTGTTCTTCATGTACTCCAGTAATAGCAGAGGAGCCGCTTGCCCCTCtccttccttcttctccttctccttctccttctccttcttctttttcttctcctcttcctcctccactGACACCAGCGCCAACACTTGGCCGGTCTTCTCCTTCTCTCCCTCCGCCCCCGCATCGCCTCCGCCGCCgttcttcctcttctcttccTCCGCCTCCGCAGGCGGCGCGTGGCCTTCCTCTTCTTTGCCGTTGTCTTTGCTCTcctccgcctccgcctccgccGCCGCTGTCTCCAATGGAGGCTCCTCCGGCGCCGGGAGGGCCTTaatttcctcctcctcctcctccgccgccgccgccacctcCTCGGCGATGAACGACAGGCCTCTGCCGCCCTTGCCCTTGTTCTTGTTGTAGAGAAAGTAACAGATCAGCTCCTGATCCGTAGGGTGGAACCTGAACCCCACCGGAATCGGTCCAGAAGCTTCCATGGACGCCGCCACCGATATGGCCAGCAAATCCCTATTCCCTCCGGTCCCGCCTCCAGATCTGTTGTTCTCCCGCAGCCGGCAAATGACGTAATCGGCGGATTTGATGCCGTCGAGACTGTACTCCTCCATGTACCAGCAGCCGTGCTGGTCGGAGAGCTTGTTCTCGTACCGGAACTTCCTCTTCCGGCCGATTGGGGTtttgttcttcttgttcttctcgcCGACGAAAATGGGCCTGGACGGTTCGCCTTCGCTCCAAGTCCCCGTCCCAATCTTCCGATTGATTCGCGTGCCGTGGGGATTCACCTTCTTCAGCTTCGTGAAGAAGAACAAATCCTGGTCGTACAGATCCGCTCCGCCGTGGGCTTCCCAAATGTTCCAGGGCTCCGTCTCGCCATACAAATCAAACTCCGGCACCACCGCCGCGGCCGCGGCCGCCTCATCTTCTCCCTTGCTGACCTTGTTCTTCAAATACAGGTAGTGCCGGATGAGCTCGTCGTCGGTCGGGTGGAACCGGAAACCTACCGGAACGTAGGCCATCGTCGTTTACTTtggactgatttttttttttcctttttcaaaaaaaatctgAATCGAATTTCGAGAAGTGGTGTTTTGAGGTATCCAATTGAGAGGATTGAGAATGAGATAAAGAGTTTCGACCCGTCTGGACTGGGAAACAAAGGATTGCAACGACCTAAACCTCATTCGTTTAGGAATTGCATTCCTTAAAGTGATAggaaatttctttatttttcccattttctttttcttttctacgcTGCTGTCGTCTCCTTGTGCCATCTGTCCGCTGGACTCTCTTTTTTGTACCTGGCCTTCATTTCCCCCAATTTTACGATTCCGCCCACCTCGACCTTTTGACTTGTCTCTGCAGCCTGCAGCAGCTTCTTCTCTCAACTCTCTGGGATTGATTGCCTCGTCTGGTTTGGTTCTGTAAGATTCAATTCAGCCTTCTTCTCTGTTATTCAATTTGTAGACTATGTTTTGTGCCTTTGGCTATGTTTGCCCACATTGGGGCGTTCCCTCAAGTTTCTGTGTTTTACTGTGGTGGAGGATGTTTAAGGGTTTAGTGGTGTTGGGTTGTTTCAAAGGCGTGCTTTAGTTGTTGGGAATTGATTGCACGGCTCTGGGGAATGGGCAAAATAAGTTCAACTTCTTGGACTTGTGTTTGTTTTTTAGGTGCTTTTTGGATCATTTTGCATTTCACACAATTACATTAATATCAAGTAAATAGAGCCATATTTGAAAATAGGAAAAGCCAATGGATTTCTGGGCTGCTACAACCCAGAAATCTATGTCACCTTCTTTTGTTCCTGAAATTTGATCTGATATGGATCTGCTGGTGGACTTCTGCATTGGTTATGGCTGACCTTGCAGTATGCTGGCCTAACTTTGTTGTATAGTTTCTACACGCATTTGTTATCAAAATTCTGTTTGATAACAAAATAGTTTGGTGTTTGGCTACTTACATTTGGAACTCTTCCACAACCCCCACCTTCTTGTTAAGTGATGAGAACAGCTCAAAAAGATTTCTGACTTTCAAATATATGTTTATCCTCTTTCAGTTTTTTGTTTTGCCCAGTACTCTATGTATCAAATGTCTTTTTGCTAAATGGGATGCCGAGTTTAATTTTGAAGCTTGGGTTTTAAATATTATGGCTTCTTAATGCATGTATCTGTTGGTGtacaaatattttatttttagttctTGTACACACACAACCACATATCCCTGAGAAAAGGATTTATTGTTAGTAAGGTAGATATTATAGTGAGCTCataagttgttgttgttgtcttGTGTGCTTCGGTTTCTTCAGAGTTTTGTGATGGCTCTTTCCATCCttcttaatttgtttatttCACTTATTTAGACGGCTTCTTATTTTGGTGTTTTTGTTGCCTGTCTTCTAGTGAACCCCTTGTTCCCTGCCTCCTAATTTTCTCCACTCTcagtaaaaaaaatttgtttctcatatacaaaagattaaaaattaaataatcaACCAATCACATTTTTCATTATCTATATATGCTTTGATTTtacttttggtttgatttgagCAACTTTTGAGTTTTGTTCTATTTGACCAAGTTCAGAACATGAAGATAATGGGCCATTCTGATTCGAGAGACATCATTGTTTTCCTCaatgccctttttttttcctaagaaTCCTTGATGCCCAATTTTTTCCCTGCAGTAATTGCTCTTTATTCCAGTACTctgaaaaaatataaaataaataaataaacagagTTGACTTCATATGGTTGCCAAATTCCCCTTAGTTCATTTTGATCTTGTCATCGTAATAGTAGTTGAAATACTTTTGCAGTGTTATCAAAGCAGTGTAAAATAGTACAGTCATCAGGTATGTGAAACCTTTGGTGACCTGAGACTTTTTGATGTGAAGTCAGTTGAATTATTTTTAAAAAGTCCACTTACTAAGCACCCTATAATTAAGAGTTTGTCCTTCATTATGTAATAAATgcaattcacaaataaattaTTGGTTATtgttttttgattttctttatgtCGTGTGTTAAGTGTCATAGTTTTAG is a window from the Rosa chinensis cultivar Old Blush chromosome 2, RchiOBHm-V2, whole genome shotgun sequence genome containing:
- the LOC112186329 gene encoding probable L-type lectin-domain containing receptor kinase VII.2, giving the protein MSSRPTLFLCLNISTILVLEITLILSCLSNSVSSTTEFVFNTNFNSTSLLLNGNATIQSSILSLTDESTFSMGRALYAQKVQTKLANSSSPIPFSTSFIFSLAPVQDLQPGHGFAFVFLPSSDLTGASSAQHLGLFNFTNNGDPNNSILGIEFDVFKNQEFEDPNNNHVGVDINSLTSIRSEAAGHWTSSEDGGNFKELKLNNGVNYQVWIDFQGSTINVTMAHAGVKKPQKPLISEVVDLSRVLLDEMYVGFSGATGALVESHRILAWSFSNSNFSIGDALVTQNLPSFVVSEAYVFGSKEFIIGISVGSVLVIWCGVLGYVLFVKTKRRKRDGETEDIEVWESEYWPHRIDYQEIRKATEGFSEKNVIGTGGIGKVYKGVLAGEEVAIKRISHEGEDGLREFLAEVSSLGRLKHRNLVGLRGWCKKEKGSLILVYDYMKNGSLDKRLFDCTETMMLSWEERIKVLKDVACGILYLHEGWEAKILHRDIKASNVLLDKDMNARLGDFGLARMHHPGELRGTTTQVVGTVGYMAPELVRTGRASAEIDVFGFGILILEVVCGRRPIEAGQPGLVDWVCTLMERGEMIHGLDERLKSAGGFSIEEVESFLRLGLLCAYPEPRGRPTMRQVMKVLEGATDISIDRSEGQEGEGIEVNLLQKMITTSMWSTYPLKLGGRGHPTFEDIKQSLGSSSLFGSDIIRVGR